From the Microplitis mediator isolate UGA2020A chromosome 6, iyMicMedi2.1, whole genome shotgun sequence genome, one window contains:
- the LOC130669778 gene encoding glutaredoxin-related protein 5, mitochondrial: MIGITGRLALIARGFATSVKDIPNLVKQNKVVVFMKGVPEEPRCGFSNAVVQIFRMHGVKYDAHDVLASDELRQGVKDFSNWPTIPQVFINGEFVGGCDILLQMHQNGELIEELKKAGITSALLTKDNADDASKK, translated from the exons atgattggaaTTACCGGTAGGCTGGCGTTAATTGCTCGCGGATTTGCGACAAGTGTCAAAGATATTCCTAATTTAGTAAAa caaaacAAGGTCGTGGTTTTTATGAAAGGAGTACCAGAAGAACCTAGATGTGGATTCAGCAATGCCGTTGTACAAATATTCCGTATGCATGGAGTTAAATATGATGCACATGACGTACTAGCAAGTGATGAACTCAGACAag GTGTAAAAGATTTTTCAAACTGGCCAACAATACCCCAAGTTTTTATAAACGGCGAATTTGTTGGTGGCTGTGACATTTTACTCCAAATGCACCAGAACGGTGAACTTattgaagaattaaaaaaagctGGAATAACAAGCGCTCTTTTAACAAAAGACAATGCCGATGACGCATcgaaaaagtaa
- the LOC130669772 gene encoding uncharacterized protein LOC130669772, translating to MTRVFFIHLDFSWINKLTLIMSRLCCPFSNKVINKLIIISSSPLNRASLSRCVELNAIKVSGFTNSFNHANWSVRNYSNYTNIQNKRPIVDDNNIFKSIIPDVDGFQGLFLHQCVWKNVDKWWNKTALICAVTGTSYTYGELRKLSGKLATSLRKNNLRPGDTVAVVLTNVPEYAIILMGASEAGVRLTLINPAYTANEMKKQVDNSEAVAVITLTSKYPIVAESINGNSSIRLPVVVIEDGIPSTPIPEGCINFKDFIGSGIEEFEKTGQRTEQNTETDTVILPYSSGTTGLPKGVELTHRNIVANIFQVRVKELSTSEEAIGDHQEVLPVFLPIYHIYGLVICLANYLSLGAKIICMPQFSSTALLDVLEKHKITILYIAPPIVQMLANDDRFTSRHMERVKLIMCGAAPTGEEVVSKFLNRAGPHINFTQGYGLTETSPGICKSKRAPIESSGLLVPNTQVRIVGHEENNRGKNLGVNETGEIFVRGPQVMKGYFKNPKATADCMEGDWFKTGDLGSFDDEGYLYIRGRLKELIKVQGYQVAPAELEDIIQGHKKIADAAVVGVPHERYGEIPKAFIVPKANMIIDEQEIKDYVAKRVSKYKQLGHVVVVDKIPKSAAGKILRRELQKL from the exons ATGacaagagttttttttatccactTGGACTTTAGTTGGATTAACaaattgacattaataatGTCACGTTTATGTTGTCCTTTTAGTAACaaagtgataaataaattaataattatttcttccTCACCGCTCAATCGAGCTTCATTATCACGTTGTGTTGAACTTAATGCCATTAAAGTTTCTGGGTTTACCAATAGTTTTAATCATGCCAATTGGAGCGTTCGTAACTACTCAAACTATAcgaatattcaaaataaaagaccaattgttgatgataataatatcttCAAGAGCATTATTCCGGATGTTGATGGTTTTCAGGGATTATTTTTACACCAGTGTGTTTGGAAAAATGTCGATAAATGGTGGAACAAAACAGCTTTG aTATGCGCAGTGACTGGAACATCTTACACGTACGgcgaattaagaaaattaagcGGAAAATTAGCAACGTccttgagaaaaaataatctcCGACCTGGTGATACAGTCGCTGTAGTGCTTACTAATGTACCAGAATATGCAATAATTCTAATGGGGGCCAGTGAAGCTGGAGTTCGG ttgACGTTAATAAACCCAGCATACACTgctaatgaaatgaaaaaacaaGTGGACAATTCTGAAGCTGTAGCTGTAATAACATTGACTTCAAAGTACCCAATTGTTGCTGAGAGTATTAATGGAAACTCGTCGATTCGTTTGCCAGTGGTTGTAATTGAAGATGGGATTCCCTCTACCCCAATACCGGAGGGCTGTATAAACTTCAAAGATTTTATCGGAAGTGGTATTGAAGAGTTTGAAAAAACGGGACAAAGAACCGAACAAAATACTGAAACTGATACAGTTATTTTACCCTACTCTAGTGGAACTACTGGATTACCTAAAGGCGTTGAATTAACTCACAg aAATATTGTCGCAAATATATTCCAAGTACGTGTTAAAGAATTGTCGACATCCGAAGAAGCAATTGGTGATCATCAAGAAGTGCTGCCAGTATTTTTACctatttatcatatttatggATTAGTTATTTGTTTGGCTAATTATCTTAg tCTAGGAGCAAAAATAATATGCATGCCGCAATTTTCATCTACAGCACTCCTGGATGTTTTGGAAAAACacaaaataacaatattgtATATTGCACCACCTATTGTTCAGATGTTAGCAAATGATGACAGATTTACATCTCGTCATATGGAGagagttaaattaataatgtgcGGCGCGGCACCAACTGGCGAAGAAGttgtttctaaatttttaaatcgcgCTGGTCCTCATATAAACTTTACCCAAGG atacgGCCTGACAGAGACTTCCCCAGGGATATGTAAAAGTAAAAGAGCGCCAATTGAATCATCGGGACTTTTAGTTCCAAATACTCAAGTACGTATTGTTGGacatgaagaaaataatagaggaaaaaatttggGAGTAAATGAAACGGGAGAAATTTTTGTACGGGGTCCGCAAGTCATGAAaggatattttaaaaatcctaAGGCTACGGCTGATTGCATGGAAGGCGACTGGTTTAAGACTGGAGATCTGGGTTCGTTTGATGATGAAG GATATTTGTACATACGAGGGCGGCTAAAAGAGTTGATAAAAGTTCAAGGTTATCAGGTAGCACCCGCGGAACTGGAAGATATTATTCAGGGTCACAAAAAAATAGCTGATGCAGCAGTTGTAGGTGTGCCGCATGAAAGATACGGGGAAATTCCAAAAGCTTTTATAGTTCCCAAAGCAAATATGATAATTGATGAGCAAGAAATAAAAGATTACGTTGCTAAACGTGTTTCTAAATACAAACAACTTGGTCACGTTGTTGTAGttgataaaattccaaaaagtgCTGCGGGTAAAATTTTACGCCGAGAGTTgcaaaaattatga